One genomic window of Pseudokineococcus lusitanus includes the following:
- a CDS encoding SGNH/GDSL hydrolase family protein — MTRASRARRLATAAAYGGGGLTLLGTLAVGTLAVEARLARRWVGRPFGEAGPDADGTYGDGDGPPLVLGVLGDSAADGLGAETPDQTPGAVVARGLAAVSGRPVRLVGRSRVGADSHDLDRQARRLLAEVVPDVVVVVVGANDVTHRVPPADAVGLLGDAVRLLRGAGCQVVVGTCPDLGVVEPVAQPLRGLARRWSRELAAAQTVAVVEAGGRSVSLGDLLGPTFGAAPAEMFSADGFHPSPAGYARVAAALLPAVAASLGVWPEDPTPGTGRSARVVPVDQAAAAASLEPGTEVEQAPHHGVAGRWARLRRRAER; from the coding sequence GTGACGAGGGCGAGCAGGGCGCGGCGGCTGGCGACGGCCGCGGCCTACGGCGGCGGCGGGCTCACGCTCCTGGGGACCCTGGCCGTGGGGACGCTCGCCGTCGAGGCCCGGCTGGCGCGGCGCTGGGTGGGGCGGCCGTTCGGCGAGGCGGGGCCCGACGCCGACGGGACGTACGGCGACGGCGACGGCCCGCCGCTCGTCCTCGGCGTCCTCGGCGACTCCGCCGCGGACGGGCTCGGGGCCGAGACCCCCGACCAGACGCCGGGGGCCGTCGTCGCCCGCGGCCTCGCCGCCGTGTCCGGCCGGCCGGTCCGCCTCGTCGGGCGGTCCCGGGTGGGCGCCGACTCCCACGACCTCGACCGCCAGGCCCGCCGACTCCTCGCGGAGGTGGTGCCGGACGTCGTCGTCGTGGTCGTCGGCGCCAACGACGTCACGCACCGCGTGCCCCCGGCCGACGCCGTCGGCCTCCTCGGCGACGCCGTCCGGCTGCTCCGGGGCGCCGGGTGCCAGGTGGTCGTGGGCACGTGCCCCGACCTCGGCGTCGTCGAGCCCGTCGCGCAGCCGCTGCGGGGCCTGGCGCGGCGGTGGTCGCGCGAGCTGGCGGCGGCGCAGACGGTCGCCGTCGTCGAGGCCGGCGGGCGCTCCGTGTCGCTCGGCGACCTCCTCGGCCCGACCTTCGGCGCCGCCCCCGCGGAGATGTTCAGCGCCGACGGCTTCCACCCCTCGCCCGCCGGCTACGCCCGGGTGGCCGCGGCGCTGCTGCCCGCCGTGGCGGCGTCGCTCGGCGTGTGGCCCGAGGACCCGACGCCGGGCACGGGCCGCTCCGCCCGCGTCGTCCCCGTGGACCAGGCCGCGGCCGCGGCGTCGCTCGAGCCGGGCACCGAGGTCGAGCAGGCGCCCCACCACGGCGTCGCGGGCCGCTGGGCGCGGCTACGGCGCCGCGCCGAGCGCTGA
- a CDS encoding Bax inhibitor-1/YccA family protein, translating into MQSHNPAFRNDRAFAQGGYASFDTDRRSGGQAPRWGGSGAGQDVTPEQLQEMYAQPSAGGAQTGRMTYDDVVVRTGALFSALVVSAAAVWTLTEPGTALGLALPAMLVAVGLSFFISFSKKVRVGAMFAYAVLVGAALGGISQAFETMWGGIVAQAVVGTLGAFAAMLVAYKTKLIRATPKFQKFMFIAVIGYGVFLLINLGFALFGGVSAFSSPFGWIIGLVGVSLASLMLILDFDFIEQGVKNGLPQPYAWRAAFGLVTTLVWLYVEMLRLLSILRGGE; encoded by the coding sequence ATGCAGAGCCACAACCCCGCGTTCCGCAACGACCGGGCGTTCGCCCAGGGCGGCTACGCGAGCTTCGACACCGACCGCCGCAGCGGCGGCCAGGCGCCGCGGTGGGGCGGCTCGGGCGCCGGCCAGGACGTCACGCCGGAGCAGCTGCAGGAGATGTACGCGCAGCCCTCCGCCGGCGGCGCGCAGACCGGGCGCATGACCTACGACGACGTCGTGGTCCGCACCGGGGCCCTCTTCTCCGCCCTCGTCGTCTCGGCGGCGGCGGTCTGGACGCTGACCGAGCCGGGCACCGCCCTCGGGCTGGCCCTGCCGGCCATGCTGGTCGCGGTCGGCCTCTCCTTCTTCATCTCCTTCTCGAAGAAGGTCCGCGTCGGCGCGATGTTCGCCTACGCGGTGCTCGTCGGCGCCGCGCTCGGCGGCATCAGCCAGGCCTTCGAGACCATGTGGGGCGGCATCGTCGCCCAGGCGGTCGTCGGCACCCTCGGCGCCTTCGCGGCCATGCTCGTCGCCTACAAGACCAAGCTCATCCGGGCGACGCCGAAGTTCCAGAAGTTCATGTTCATCGCCGTCATCGGGTACGGCGTGTTCCTGCTCATCAACCTCGGCTTCGCCCTCTTCGGCGGCGTGAGCGCGTTCAGCTCGCCGTTCGGCTGGATCATCGGCCTCGTCGGCGTGTCCCTCGCGTCGCTCATGCTCATCCTCGACTTCGACTTCATCGAGCAGGGCGTGAAGAACGGCCTGCCGCAGCCGTACGCGTGGCGGGCGGCCTTCGGGCTCGTCACGACGCTCGTGTGGCTGTACGTCGAGATGCTGCGTCTGCTCTCGATCCTCCGCGGCGGGGAGTGA
- a CDS encoding uracil-DNA glycosylase, which yields MSAPAAGRGPAVVAARTPAGVRRLAAGARDLDDLDARVTSCRACPRLVAWREEVARTRRRAYADEEYWGRPVPGLGDPAARLLVVGLAPAAHGGNRTGRAFTGDASGDWIVAALHRAGLANQPTSVARDDGLVLTGVRIAMPVRCAPPDNAPLPGEKETCAPWLDREVALLPGLAAVLALGGIAWQATLGLARRAGWEVPRPAPRFGHGATAVLPRPGGAPVTLVGSYHVSRQNTSTGRLTRAMLDEAVASARDVAASVDGHAPVAQRQRQAP from the coding sequence GTGAGCGCGCCGGCGGCGGGACGGGGGCCGGCCGTCGTCGCGGCGCGCACGCCGGCGGGCGTGCGCCGCCTCGCGGCGGGCGCCCGCGACCTCGACGACCTCGACGCGCGCGTCACGTCGTGCCGGGCCTGCCCGCGGCTCGTCGCCTGGCGCGAGGAGGTGGCGCGGACCCGGCGCCGCGCCTACGCGGACGAGGAGTACTGGGGACGCCCGGTCCCCGGGCTGGGCGACCCGGCCGCGCGGCTGCTCGTCGTCGGCCTGGCCCCCGCCGCGCACGGCGGCAACCGCACCGGCCGCGCCTTCACGGGCGACGCCTCCGGCGACTGGATCGTCGCCGCGCTGCACCGCGCCGGGCTCGCCAACCAGCCGACGAGCGTCGCCCGCGACGACGGGCTCGTCCTCACGGGCGTCCGCATCGCCATGCCCGTGCGGTGCGCGCCGCCGGACAACGCGCCGCTGCCGGGGGAGAAGGAGACCTGCGCGCCGTGGCTCGACCGCGAGGTCGCGCTCCTGCCCGGGCTCGCCGCCGTCCTCGCGCTCGGCGGCATCGCCTGGCAGGCGACGCTCGGGCTGGCCCGTCGCGCCGGCTGGGAGGTGCCGCGTCCGGCACCCCGCTTCGGGCACGGCGCGACGGCGGTCCTGCCCCGCCCGGGCGGCGCTCCGGTGACCCTCGTCGGGAGCTACCACGTGAGCCGGCAGAACACCTCGACCGGCCGGCTCACCCGCGCCATGCTCGACGAGGCCGTCGCCTCGGCCCGCGACGTCGCGGCTAGCGTGGACGGCCACGCCCCCGTGGCCCAACGGCAGAGGCAGGCGCCTTAA
- a CDS encoding Ppx/GppA phosphatase family protein: protein MTRVAAVDCGTNSIRLLVADLPAAGTTAPGAPLVDVHRGMRVVRLGQGVDATGRIADEAMARTLAAVRDYAALCRELGVARTRFVATSASRDAENADVFVAGVREALGVEPEVVAGAEEAALSFRGAATGVPPVGPDGAALAAPFCVVDLGGGSTEVVLGDPAGDAPPAALSVDVGCVRLTERHLAGDPPTAAQVAAARADVDAALDRVEEVVPLATTGTLVGVAGSVTTITAHALGLGAYEPARIHGAVLTVADVRAACADLLAMTREQRAALPFMHPGRVDVIGAGALVWDRVVERVAAAAGTTSVVTSEHDILDGIALSLG from the coding sequence ATGACGCGCGTGGCCGCCGTGGACTGCGGCACCAACTCGATCCGCCTCCTCGTCGCCGACCTGCCCGCGGCGGGCACGACGGCGCCGGGGGCGCCGCTCGTCGACGTCCACCGCGGGATGCGCGTCGTGCGCCTCGGGCAGGGCGTCGACGCGACGGGGCGCATCGCCGACGAGGCGATGGCCCGGACGCTGGCGGCGGTCCGCGACTACGCGGCCCTGTGCCGGGAGCTGGGCGTCGCGCGGACCCGCTTCGTCGCCACCTCGGCCAGCCGGGACGCGGAGAACGCCGACGTCTTCGTCGCGGGCGTGCGCGAGGCCCTCGGCGTCGAGCCGGAGGTCGTCGCCGGGGCCGAGGAGGCCGCCCTGTCCTTCCGCGGCGCCGCCACGGGCGTGCCGCCCGTGGGCCCGGACGGCGCCGCCCTCGCCGCCCCCTTCTGCGTCGTCGACCTCGGCGGCGGCTCCACGGAGGTCGTCCTCGGCGACCCGGCGGGCGACGCGCCGCCCGCGGCGCTGTCGGTCGACGTCGGCTGCGTCCGGCTCACCGAGCGGCACCTCGCGGGGGACCCGCCGACCGCCGCCCAGGTCGCGGCGGCCCGCGCGGACGTCGACGCGGCGCTCGACCGGGTCGAGGAGGTCGTGCCGCTGGCCACCACCGGCACGCTCGTCGGCGTCGCCGGCTCGGTGACGACGATCACCGCGCACGCCCTCGGCCTGGGCGCGTACGAGCCCGCGCGGATCCACGGCGCCGTCCTGACGGTGGCCGACGTCCGCGCCGCCTGCGCCGACCTCCTCGCCATGACCCGCGAGCAGCGGGCGGCCCTGCCCTTCATGCACCCCGGCCGGGTCGACGTCATCGGCGCCGGCGCCCTCGTGTGGGACCGCGTCGTCGAGCGCGTGGCCGCCGCCGCCGGGACGACGTCGGTCGTCACGAGCGAGCACGACATCCTCGACGGCATCGCGCTGTCGCTGGGGTGA
- a CDS encoding phytoene desaturase family protein, whose translation MSALPVAGPGPDGPRHRGPRGDEVDVVVVGSGPNGLAAAVVLARAGLGVEVVEAADQLGGGSRTAEVTLPGFRHDLCSAVHPMGVASPFFRAFDLPAHGVEMLHPEVAFAQPLDGGRAGLAYRDLDRTVEGLGVDGPAWRGLVGRVAEAWRGVADVALSDFRSVPRHPLDAVSFALAVLEQGTPAWDLRFRGEEAAALLTGAGAHAIAPPRRLAPAAGGLWLAGLAHAVGWPIPRGGSQTIVDAMAADVVARGGVVRTGERVEHLGQLPRARAVLLDVAPQGLLRLGGDALPAGYRRWLERWRYGGGVCKVDFALSGPVPWTAEGVDRAGTVHVGGSRPEMQAAERDVVAGRHPERPMVLVAQPSVVDGSRAPDGGEALWTYAHVPNGSTRDMGDAVEAQVERFAPGFRDLVLDRAVLTAGRHEEREINNVGGDIATGAVTPWQLVMRPVPAWDPYRTPLPGVYLASASTPPGPGVHGMAGVHAAARVLRQRFGRRVDPLDVVRAAA comes from the coding sequence ATGAGCGCTCTCCCGGTCGCCGGACCCGGGCCCGACGGCCCCCGCCACCGCGGACCGCGCGGGGACGAGGTCGACGTCGTCGTCGTGGGCTCGGGCCCCAACGGGCTCGCCGCCGCCGTGGTGCTCGCGCGGGCCGGGCTGGGCGTCGAGGTCGTCGAGGCCGCCGACCAGCTGGGCGGGGGCTCGCGGACCGCGGAGGTGACGCTGCCGGGCTTCCGCCACGACCTGTGCTCGGCCGTGCACCCGATGGGGGTGGCCTCCCCCTTCTTCCGGGCCTTCGACCTGCCCGCGCACGGCGTCGAGATGCTCCACCCGGAGGTGGCCTTCGCCCAGCCGCTCGACGGCGGGCGCGCCGGCCTGGCCTACCGCGACCTCGACCGCACGGTGGAGGGCCTCGGCGTCGACGGCCCCGCGTGGCGCGGCCTCGTGGGGCGCGTGGCCGAGGCGTGGCGCGGGGTCGCCGACGTCGCGCTGTCGGACTTCCGCTCCGTGCCTCGGCACCCGCTCGACGCGGTCTCCTTCGCCCTCGCCGTGCTCGAGCAGGGCACGCCGGCCTGGGACCTCCGCTTCCGCGGCGAGGAGGCCGCCGCGCTCCTCACCGGCGCGGGCGCCCACGCCATCGCGCCGCCGCGCCGCCTGGCGCCCGCCGCCGGCGGGCTGTGGCTGGCCGGCCTCGCGCACGCCGTCGGCTGGCCCATCCCCCGCGGCGGGTCGCAGACGATCGTCGACGCGATGGCCGCCGACGTCGTCGCCCGCGGCGGCGTCGTGCGCACCGGCGAGCGGGTCGAGCACCTCGGCCAGCTGCCGCGGGCCCGGGCCGTGCTCCTCGACGTCGCCCCGCAGGGGCTGCTGCGGCTGGGCGGCGACGCCCTGCCCGCCGGCTACCGCCGGTGGCTCGAGCGCTGGCGCTACGGCGGCGGGGTCTGCAAGGTCGACTTCGCCCTCTCCGGGCCCGTGCCCTGGACGGCCGAGGGCGTCGACCGCGCCGGCACCGTGCACGTCGGCGGCAGCCGCCCCGAGATGCAGGCGGCCGAGCGGGACGTCGTCGCCGGCCGTCACCCCGAGCGCCCCATGGTGCTCGTCGCGCAGCCGTCCGTCGTCGACGGCAGCCGCGCCCCCGACGGCGGCGAGGCGCTGTGGACGTACGCGCACGTGCCCAACGGCTCCACCCGTGACATGGGCGACGCCGTGGAGGCGCAGGTCGAGCGCTTCGCGCCCGGCTTCCGCGACCTCGTGCTCGACCGCGCCGTCCTCACCGCGGGCCGCCACGAGGAGCGGGAGATCAACAACGTCGGCGGGGACATCGCCACCGGCGCGGTGACGCCCTGGCAGCTCGTCATGCGGCCCGTGCCGGCGTGGGACCCGTACCGCACCCCCCTGCCCGGCGTGTACCTCGCGTCCGCGTCGACGCCGCCCGGCCCGGGCGTGCACGGCATGGCCGGCGTGCACGCGGCCGCCCGGGTCCTGCGGCAGCGCTTCGGCCGCCGGGTGGACCCGCTCGACGTCGTCCGCGCCGCCGCCTGA
- a CDS encoding DUF501 domain-containing protein, with amino-acid sequence MTGTRDLPGRRHDPSTGTAAPAPTGTAAGDRLSPEDEAVVRAQLGRPSRGAVGVAHRCGCGSPDVVATAPRLPDGTPFPTTFYLTCPRAASLVGTLEGGGVMREMTERLAEDDELAAGHRRAHEDYLARRAALGDVPEIDGVSAGGMPGRVKCLHVLVAHALAAGPGVSPLGDEALAALPDWGAAGPCTAPGDVRPA; translated from the coding sequence ATGACCGGGACCCGGGACCTGCCCGGCCGGCGCCACGACCCCTCGACCGGCACCGCGGCGCCCGCCCCGACGGGGACGGCGGCGGGGGATCGGCTCTCGCCCGAGGACGAGGCCGTCGTCCGCGCCCAGCTCGGGCGCCCCTCCCGCGGGGCCGTGGGCGTGGCCCACCGCTGCGGCTGCGGCTCGCCCGACGTCGTCGCCACGGCGCCGCGGCTGCCCGACGGCACGCCCTTCCCCACGACCTTCTACCTGACGTGCCCCCGCGCGGCGTCGCTCGTCGGGACGCTCGAGGGCGGCGGCGTCATGCGGGAGATGACCGAGCGCCTCGCCGAGGACGACGAGCTGGCCGCGGGCCACCGCCGGGCCCACGAGGACTACCTCGCGCGGAGGGCGGCCCTCGGCGACGTCCCCGAGATCGACGGCGTCTCCGCCGGCGGCATGCCCGGGCGCGTCAAGTGCCTGCACGTCCTCGTGGCGCACGCCCTGGCGGCGGGCCCCGGCGTCTCCCCGCTCGGCGACGAGGCGCTGGCGGCGCTCCCGGACTGGGGCGCCGCCGGGCCGTGCACGGCCCCTGGGGACGTGCGGCCCGCCTGA
- a CDS encoding FtsB family cell division protein produces the protein MLLLVVAAALAPYLHATITQRAEVAAARAELAETRAEVAELDLELQRWEDPAFVRQQARERLNLVQPGDEPYKVTGTSPSQQVEADPRAAAAASVREGETDRPWFGDLWESVGAAGRGDAG, from the coding sequence GTGCTGCTCCTCGTCGTGGCGGCGGCGCTCGCGCCGTACCTGCACGCCACCATCACGCAGCGCGCCGAGGTGGCGGCCGCCCGCGCCGAGCTGGCGGAGACCCGCGCGGAGGTGGCCGAGCTCGACCTCGAGCTGCAGCGCTGGGAGGACCCCGCCTTCGTGCGCCAGCAGGCGCGCGAGCGCCTCAACCTCGTGCAGCCGGGCGACGAGCCGTACAAGGTCACCGGCACCTCGCCGAGCCAGCAGGTCGAGGCGGACCCGCGTGCTGCCGCGGCCGCGAGCGTCCGCGAGGGCGAGACCGACCGCCCGTGGTTCGGCGACCTGTGGGAGTCCGTGGGGGCCGCCGGCCGGGGCGACGCCGGATGA
- the eno gene encoding phosphopyruvate hydratase — translation MASIEAVGAREILDSRGNPTVEVEVALDDGVLARAAVPSGASTGAFEAVEKRDGDAARYLGKGVQGAVDAVLDTIGPELVGLDASEQRLVDAAMLELDGTPSKSSLGANAILGVSLAVAKAAAESASLPLFRYVGGPNAHVLPVPMMNIVNGGAHADSGVDVQEFMVAPIGAPTFRESLRWGAEVYHALKSVLKSRGLSTGLGDEGGFAPDLPSNRDALDLIAEAVQQTGLQLGSDIGLALDVAATEFHSGGTYRFEGQERTAEQMSDYYAELVDAYPLVSIEDPLDEDDWEGWAALTQRLGQRVQLVGDDLFVTNPERLQRGIDGGAANALLVKVNQIGTLTETLDAVALAHRSGYRAMMSHRSGETEDTTIADLAVATDCGQIKTGAPARSERVAKYNQLLRIEEELDEAARYAGRGAFPRWKG, via the coding sequence GTGGCCAGCATCGAGGCCGTCGGAGCCCGCGAGATCCTCGACTCGCGCGGCAACCCCACCGTCGAGGTGGAGGTCGCGCTCGACGACGGCGTCCTCGCCCGCGCCGCCGTCCCCTCCGGCGCCTCCACGGGCGCCTTCGAGGCCGTCGAGAAGCGCGACGGCGACGCCGCCCGCTACCTCGGCAAGGGCGTCCAGGGCGCCGTCGACGCCGTGCTCGACACCATCGGCCCGGAGCTCGTCGGGCTCGACGCCTCCGAGCAGCGTCTCGTCGACGCCGCCATGCTCGAGCTCGACGGCACGCCGTCGAAGTCCTCGCTCGGCGCCAACGCCATCCTCGGCGTCTCGCTCGCCGTCGCGAAGGCCGCCGCCGAGTCGGCGTCGCTGCCGCTGTTCCGCTACGTCGGCGGCCCCAACGCCCACGTCCTGCCCGTGCCGATGATGAACATCGTCAACGGCGGCGCCCACGCCGACTCCGGCGTCGACGTCCAGGAGTTCATGGTCGCCCCCATCGGCGCCCCGACCTTCCGCGAGTCCCTCCGCTGGGGCGCGGAGGTCTACCACGCGCTCAAGTCGGTCCTGAAGTCCCGCGGCCTGTCCACCGGCCTCGGCGACGAGGGCGGCTTCGCCCCCGACCTGCCGAGCAACCGCGACGCCCTCGACCTCATCGCCGAGGCCGTCCAGCAGACCGGCCTGCAGCTGGGCTCCGACATCGGGCTCGCCCTCGACGTCGCCGCCACGGAGTTCCACTCCGGCGGCACGTACCGCTTCGAGGGCCAGGAGCGCACGGCGGAGCAGATGTCGGACTACTACGCCGAGCTCGTCGACGCGTACCCCCTCGTCTCGATCGAGGACCCGCTGGACGAGGACGACTGGGAGGGCTGGGCGGCCCTCACCCAGCGCCTCGGGCAGCGCGTCCAGCTCGTCGGCGACGACCTCTTCGTCACCAACCCCGAGCGGCTGCAGCGCGGCATCGACGGCGGCGCCGCCAACGCTCTGCTCGTCAAGGTCAACCAGATCGGCACGCTCACCGAGACCCTCGACGCCGTGGCGCTCGCCCACCGCAGCGGCTACCGGGCGATGATGAGCCACCGCTCCGGCGAGACCGAGGACACGACGATCGCCGACCTCGCCGTCGCGACCGACTGCGGCCAGATCAAGACCGGTGCGCCCGCGCGCTCGGAGCGGGTGGCCAAGTACAACCAGCTGCTCCGCATCGAGGAGGAGCTCGACGAGGCCGCGCGCTACGCCGGCCGCGGCGCCTTCCCCCGCTGGAAGGGCTGA